A single Muntiacus reevesi chromosome 9, mMunRee1.1, whole genome shotgun sequence DNA region contains:
- the LOC136175852 gene encoding olfactory receptor 51I2-like yields the protein MKAESNESLDLLSVFLTGIPGLEAQHGWLSILFFTMYVVAIVGNSLIMAAVQVDPALHEPMYLFLSMLAGTEVGVSVSTLPTVMGILWFDARRVDFDGCLAQMFFIHTFSCMESGVLLAMSYDRFVAIYNPLRYTAILTLPRIVCIGLVITLKSVILRAPLPVLLRSLPYCHTNILSHSYCLHSDLIQLPCADTKLNSILGLAIALATFGLDTLLIVVSYMLILYRVLGIASGEGRWKALNTCVSHICAVLVYYVPLIGVSVMHRTAKHASLLAHTLMSSIYLFVPPVLNPIIYSVRTKPIQQGIITLFSCKRE from the coding sequence ATGAAAGCTGAGAGCAATGAAAGTCTTGACCTCCTATCTGTCTTCCTGACTGGCATTCCAGGATTGGAGGCCCAACATGGCTGGCTGTCCATCCTCTTCTTCACCATGTACGTTGTAGCTATTGTGGGCAACAGCCTAATCATGGCAGCGGTGCAAGTGGATCCTGCCTTACACGAGCCCATGTACCTGTTTCTCTCCATGCTGGCTGGCACTGAAGTGGGTGTCTCTGTGTCCACACTGCCTACTGTCATGGGCATTCTTTGGTTTGACGCCCGCCGGGTTGACTTTGACGGCTGCCTTGCCCAGATGTTCTTCATCCACACCTTCTCCTGCATGGAGTCAGGGGTCCTGCTGGCTATGAGTTATGATCGCTTTGTAGCCATCTACAATCCACTGCGCTACACAGCCATCCTCACCCTGCCCCGTATTGTCTGTATTGGCCTGGTCATTACACTGAAGAGTGTGATACTCAGGGCTCCCCTTCCAGTCCTCTTGAGGTCACTGCCCTATTGCCACACTAACATCCTCTCCCACTCTTACTGCCTCCACTCAGACCTGATCCAGCTGCCTTGTGCTGACACTAAGCTCAATAGCATCCTGGGCTTGGCCATTGCCTTGGCCACTTTTGGACTGGACACACTGCTGATTGTGGTCTCCTATATGTTGATTCTTTACAGAGTGCTGGGCATTGCTTCTGGGGAGGGACGGTGGAAGGCCCTCAACACGTGTGTGTCACACATCTGTGCGGTACTTGTATACTATGTGCCTTTGATTGGCGTGTCTGTGATGCATCGTACTGCCAAGCATGCCTCACTTCTGGCCCACACACTCATGTCCAGCATCTACCTCTTTGTCCCTCCTGTGCTCAATCCCATCATCTACAGTGTCAGGACCAAACCCATCCAACAGGGAATCATCACCTTGTTTTCCTGCAAGAGAGAATGA